The Glycine soja cultivar W05 chromosome 6, ASM419377v2, whole genome shotgun sequence genome has a window encoding:
- the LOC114414815 gene encoding probable transcription factor At5g61620 isoform X2, producing MHTSTLHINNSATKDRTLQKCHNARTCKSTPGQGQLKLFGVQLDVSSSSSSSNSFSSSSPSYSGMKRSFSTNYLLSSWASSSVPSSFSSPSLLGANENSDSYLLNANSLISTIQDTKKGVPWTEEEHRIFLIGLEKLGKGNWRGISKSFVTTRTPTQVASHAQKYFLRQSQNSFNKRKHRPSPNLFDNWLSHRPHSLLNWVTTLTSTNNCTVQSASPDLELKLATPTPLELSVADA from the exons ATGCACACTTCCACTTTGCACATCAACAATAGCGCCACCAAAGACCGCACATTACAAAAAT GTCACAATGCAAGGACTTGTAAAAGTACTCCCGGTCAAGGACAACTAAAGCTCTTCGGAGTGCAACTagatgtttcttcttcttcatcatcctcgaattctttttcatcatcatcaccTTCATATTCTGGCATGAAAAGAAGTTTTAGCACGAATTACTTGTTGTCTTCATGGGCATCTTCATCTGTACCCTCCTCCTTTTCCTCGCCTTCCCTGCTTGGTGCAAATGAAAATTCAGATAGTTACTTACTCAATGCCAATAGCCTCATATCAACAATTCAAGACACAAAAAAAG GTGTCCCGTGGACAGAGGAGGAGCATCGGATATTTCTTATAGGGCTTGAGAAGCTGGGGAAGGGAAACTGGAGAGGCATATCTAAAAGTTTTGTGACAACAAGAACACCTACCCAAGTGGCTAGTCAtgcacaaaaatattttctccgTCAATCTCAGAATAGcttcaataaaagaaaacaccGCCCTAGTCCCAACCTGTTCGATAAT TGGCTTTCGCATCGTCCTCATTCATTGCTGAACTGGGTTACCACTTTAACTTCAACTAATAATTGCACTGTTCAGAGCGCGAGCCCAGATTTAGAACTCAAACTTGCAACTCCCACGCCATTGGAGCTATCAGTAGCAGATGCATAG
- the LOC114414815 gene encoding probable transcription factor At5g61620 isoform X1 encodes MRGIFLICLVENMGIARKCSYCGNLGHNARTCKSTPGQGQLKLFGVQLDVSSSSSSSNSFSSSSPSYSGMKRSFSTNYLLSSWASSSVPSSFSSPSLLGANENSDSYLLNANSLISTIQDTKKGVPWTEEEHRIFLIGLEKLGKGNWRGISKSFVTTRTPTQVASHAQKYFLRQSQNSFNKRKHRPSPNLFDNWLSHRPHSLLNWVTTLTSTNNCTVQSASPDLELKLATPTPLELSVADA; translated from the exons ATGCGAGGCATATTCTTAATTTGTCTCGTTGAGAATATGGGAATAGCAAGGAAATGTTCATATTGTGGTAACTTAGGTCACAATGCAAGGACTTGTAAAAGTACTCCCGGTCAAGGACAACTAAAGCTCTTCGGAGTGCAACTagatgtttcttcttcttcatcatcctcgaattctttttcatcatcatcaccTTCATATTCTGGCATGAAAAGAAGTTTTAGCACGAATTACTTGTTGTCTTCATGGGCATCTTCATCTGTACCCTCCTCCTTTTCCTCGCCTTCCCTGCTTGGTGCAAATGAAAATTCAGATAGTTACTTACTCAATGCCAATAGCCTCATATCAACAATTCAAGACACAAAAAAAG GTGTCCCGTGGACAGAGGAGGAGCATCGGATATTTCTTATAGGGCTTGAGAAGCTGGGGAAGGGAAACTGGAGAGGCATATCTAAAAGTTTTGTGACAACAAGAACACCTACCCAAGTGGCTAGTCAtgcacaaaaatattttctccgTCAATCTCAGAATAGcttcaataaaagaaaacaccGCCCTAGTCCCAACCTGTTCGATAAT TGGCTTTCGCATCGTCCTCATTCATTGCTGAACTGGGTTACCACTTTAACTTCAACTAATAATTGCACTGTTCAGAGCGCGAGCCCAGATTTAGAACTCAAACTTGCAACTCCCACGCCATTGGAGCTATCAGTAGCAGATGCATAG
- the LOC114414818 gene encoding glycine dehydrogenase (decarboxylating), mitochondrial-like isoform X2: MCAMKNVSVGTDAKGNINIEELRKAAETHKDNLSALMVTYPSTHGVYEEGVDEICKIIYGNGGQVYMDGISKVEYCWDRA; encoded by the exons ATGTGTGCAATGAAAAATGTATCTGTTGGAACTGATGCCAAGGGAAACATCAATATTGAAGAGTTGAGGAAGGCTGCTGAAACACATAAGGACAACTTATCTGCACTTATG gTAACATATCCTTCAACCCATGGTGTTTACGAAGAAGGTGTTGATGAGATATGTAAGATTATTTATGGTAACGGAGGTCAAGTATATATGGATG GTATTTCTAAGGTAGAATACTGCTGGGATAGAGCCTGA
- the LOC114414818 gene encoding glycine dehydrogenase (decarboxylating), mitochondrial-like isoform X3, with translation MCAMKNVSVGTDAKGNINIEELRKAAETHKDNLSALMVTYPSTHGVYEEGVDEICKIIYGNGGQVYMDGLTYKPRYF, from the exons ATGTGTGCAATGAAAAATGTATCTGTTGGAACTGATGCCAAGGGAAACATCAATATTGAAGAGTTGAGGAAGGCTGCTGAAACACATAAGGACAACTTATCTGCACTTATG gTAACATATCCTTCAACCCATGGTGTTTACGAAGAAGGTGTTGATGAGATATGTAAGATTATTTATGGTAACGGAGGTCAAGTATATATGGATG GTTTGACTTACAAGCCCAG GTATTTCTAA
- the LOC114414818 gene encoding glycine dehydrogenase (decarboxylating), mitochondrial-like isoform X1, producing MCAMKNVSVGTDAKGNINIEELRKAAETHKDNLSALMVTYPSTHGVYEEGVDEICKIIYGNGGQVYMDGLTYKPRLDWRRCLPSESPHNFCYV from the exons ATGTGTGCAATGAAAAATGTATCTGTTGGAACTGATGCCAAGGGAAACATCAATATTGAAGAGTTGAGGAAGGCTGCTGAAACACATAAGGACAACTTATCTGCACTTATG gTAACATATCCTTCAACCCATGGTGTTTACGAAGAAGGTGTTGATGAGATATGTAAGATTATTTATGGTAACGGAGGTCAAGTATATATGGATG GTTTGACTTACAAGCCCAGGTTGGATTGGAGAAGATGTTTGCCATCTGAATCTCCACATAATTTTTGTTACGTGTGA